From Euwallacea similis isolate ESF13 chromosome 11, ESF131.1, whole genome shotgun sequence, the proteins below share one genomic window:
- the Scgalpha gene encoding alpha-sarcoglycan isoform X1, with product MQIQGRSFFIFIVCVSMLCIAASHANRIEMTVIKTEVFTIPLEPSTFNWTYEGDRHQYVYEASFVDCPDLPLWIHYLFSERHHSGFLYGVVPNHTNEKISLDVVAWNKNTYETRTEQIDIIIKHKLNPAMYEIHIKIDNLNVADMFDSSRMEALFDIFTNHLWVEASKDLYVTFLESAIALGARRPLNPQQGDGVIVKLGSEMEFSAELLELQQEVVPLYSLQNCPRNFRKTSVERLFRDRGFLVDWCKFQLVDIDEEQKLKQTHKIGNFEHAKMDETLDEWNSVMFSRDEMPERSYKKDLAVAIVLPLLIMTILVVLLSFIICVVHQDIQDEASEFFFDNIFHICTDSYNERMGLSKDYAGSAPIQEEADPDRAVTFTSRNFIRNLSEDREYSASPDILLPNRSPNSTMNRGVHCRPSPPPYVRPRYKPEVNNVTLTENSGVEVIENDEGNAWYC from the exons ATGCAAATCCAGGGAAGATCCTTCTTTATCTTCATTGTCTGTGTTTCAATGTTATGTATTGCAGCATCGCACGCTAATCGCATTGAAATGACCGTAATAAAAACAGAAGTTTTTACCATACCCCTTGAGCCTTCTACATTCAATTGGACCTACGAAGGCGATCGACACCAATATGTGTATGAAGCCTCCTTCGTCGACTGTCCAGACTTGCCCTTATGGATACACTATCTATTCAGCGAAAGACACCATTCGGGCTTCCTTTACGGAGTGGTTCCTAATCATACTAATGAGAAGATTTCCTTGGACGTGGTGGCGTGGAATAAGAATACCTATGAGACTAG GACCGAGCAAATCGACATTATTATAAAGCATAAACTAAATCCGGCCATGTATGAAATTCacattaaaattgataacTTAAATGTGGCTGATATGTTTGATTCATCGCGAATGGAAGCCCTCTTTGACATCTTTACAAACCACCTCTGGGTCGAAGCCTCTAAAGACCTGTACGTGACCTTCTTGGAAAGTGCTATTGCTTTAGGTGCACGCAGACCTTTAAACCCTCAGCAAGGAGATGG GGTAATTGTAAAATTAGGCAGTGAAATGGAATTTTCCGCTGAATTGCTTGAACTGCAACAGGAAGTTGTGCCGTTGTATTCTTTGCAAAATTGCCCCagaaattttaggaaaaccTCTGTGGAACGGCTATTTCGGGATAGGGGATTTCTTGTCGACTGGTGTAAATTTCAATTG GTTGATATTGATGAGGAACAAAAACTGAAGCAAACTCACAAGATCGGCAACTTTGAGCACGCAAAAATGGATGAGACTCTCGATGAATGGAACTCTGTGATGTTTAGCAGGGACGAAATGCCTGAAAGGTCATACAAGAAGGATTTGGCTGTCGCTATAGTATTGCCATTGCTTATAATGACCATCCTGGTGGTCCTTTTGTCGTTTATCATTTGCGTGGTGCACCAGGATAT ACAAGATGAAGCCagtgaatttttctttgataatattttccatatcTGTACTGATTCATACAACGAAAG AATGGGGCTTTCGAAAGACTACGCTGGTTCCGCGCCCATCCAAGAAGAAGCAGACCCAGATCGAGCTGTGACCTTCACATCTAGGAATTTCATTAGGAATTTATCGGAGGACCGAGAATATAGCGCATCTCCAGATATATTACTCCCAAA TCGTAGTCCGAATTCCACTATGAACAGAGGAGTTCATTGCAGGCCCAGCCCTCCTCCTTATGTGCGCCCGCGATATAAACCCGAGGTTAACAATGTCACTTTAACTGAGAACAGTGGTGTTGAAGTTATAGAAAACGACGAAGGAAACGCATGGTATTGTTAA
- the Scgalpha gene encoding alpha-sarcoglycan isoform X2, with protein sequence MQIQGRSFFIFIVCVSMLCIAASHANRIEMTVIKTEVFTIPLEPSTFNWTYEGDRHQYVYEASFVDCPDLPLWIHYLFSERHHSGFLYGVVPNHTNEKISLDVVAWNKNTYETRTEQIDIIIKHKLNPAMYEIHIKIDNLNVADMFDSSRMEALFDIFTNHLWVEASKDLYVTFLESAIALGARRPLNPQQGDGVIVKLGSEMEFSAELLELQQEVVPLYSLQNCPRNFRKTSVERLFRDRGFLVDWCKFQLVDIDEEQKLKQTHKIGNFEHAKMDETLDEWNSVMFSRDEMPERSYKKDLAVAIVLPLLIMTILVVLLSFIICVVHQDIMGLSKDYAGSAPIQEEADPDRAVTFTSRNFIRNLSEDREYSASPDILLPNRSPNSTMNRGVHCRPSPPPYVRPRYKPEVNNVTLTENSGVEVIENDEGNAWYC encoded by the exons ATGCAAATCCAGGGAAGATCCTTCTTTATCTTCATTGTCTGTGTTTCAATGTTATGTATTGCAGCATCGCACGCTAATCGCATTGAAATGACCGTAATAAAAACAGAAGTTTTTACCATACCCCTTGAGCCTTCTACATTCAATTGGACCTACGAAGGCGATCGACACCAATATGTGTATGAAGCCTCCTTCGTCGACTGTCCAGACTTGCCCTTATGGATACACTATCTATTCAGCGAAAGACACCATTCGGGCTTCCTTTACGGAGTGGTTCCTAATCATACTAATGAGAAGATTTCCTTGGACGTGGTGGCGTGGAATAAGAATACCTATGAGACTAG GACCGAGCAAATCGACATTATTATAAAGCATAAACTAAATCCGGCCATGTATGAAATTCacattaaaattgataacTTAAATGTGGCTGATATGTTTGATTCATCGCGAATGGAAGCCCTCTTTGACATCTTTACAAACCACCTCTGGGTCGAAGCCTCTAAAGACCTGTACGTGACCTTCTTGGAAAGTGCTATTGCTTTAGGTGCACGCAGACCTTTAAACCCTCAGCAAGGAGATGG GGTAATTGTAAAATTAGGCAGTGAAATGGAATTTTCCGCTGAATTGCTTGAACTGCAACAGGAAGTTGTGCCGTTGTATTCTTTGCAAAATTGCCCCagaaattttaggaaaaccTCTGTGGAACGGCTATTTCGGGATAGGGGATTTCTTGTCGACTGGTGTAAATTTCAATTG GTTGATATTGATGAGGAACAAAAACTGAAGCAAACTCACAAGATCGGCAACTTTGAGCACGCAAAAATGGATGAGACTCTCGATGAATGGAACTCTGTGATGTTTAGCAGGGACGAAATGCCTGAAAGGTCATACAAGAAGGATTTGGCTGTCGCTATAGTATTGCCATTGCTTATAATGACCATCCTGGTGGTCCTTTTGTCGTTTATCATTTGCGTGGTGCACCAGGATAT AATGGGGCTTTCGAAAGACTACGCTGGTTCCGCGCCCATCCAAGAAGAAGCAGACCCAGATCGAGCTGTGACCTTCACATCTAGGAATTTCATTAGGAATTTATCGGAGGACCGAGAATATAGCGCATCTCCAGATATATTACTCCCAAA TCGTAGTCCGAATTCCACTATGAACAGAGGAGTTCATTGCAGGCCCAGCCCTCCTCCTTATGTGCGCCCGCGATATAAACCCGAGGTTAACAATGTCACTTTAACTGAGAACAGTGGTGTTGAAGTTATAGAAAACGACGAAGGAAACGCATGGTATTGTTAA